Genomic window (Gelria sp. Kuro-4):
GTTCCTTGCGGAAAGTCGTCGGCGATGCGGTACAACCACACGCTGAAGGCTATGATTACGGCGCCGATCACCCAATCGCTTTGCACTTTCATAAACACTCCCCCTGGAAGAGAGGGGGCGGCCCCGGCGGCCCACCCCCGTTCAGACCTTACCAGCCCATCAGATCCTTAATCCGCTGCTCCTGCGCTTTGAGGAAGCCCTGGTACTCATCGCCGTCCATGTATTTCAGCGCCAGGCCGAGTTCTTCCATTTTCTTTTGATGTTCGGGGTTCTCCAGCGCCTCCTGAATCGCCTCAGCCACCTTATCGATCACCTCTTGCGGCGTGCCGGCCGGCGCGGCGATGCCCCGGGCGGCAAAGCTTACGACGTCAATTCCCTTTTCCTTGAGTGTGGGAACGTCCGGCAGGTACTTGGACCGCTCCTCACTCAGCACCGCAAGAACGCGGATGTCTCCGTTCCTGGCCGGCCCAACGACTTCCCCGACATTGCCCAGCAGAACGTCCACATGACCACCCAGCACCTGGGTCAGACACTCGGCAAAGCCCTTGGTTTGCACCATCTGGAACTTGGCGCCGGCTTTTCTTTCAAGCTCGAGCAAGGAGATGTGTTCGTCGCTGCCAATACCGGTAGAGGTGGCACTTAGCTCGCCGGGATGCGCTTTGGCATAGTTCATCAGTTCATCTATGTCCTTAAACTTACTGTCCTTGCGGACGGCAAACACAGTGTAGTCTAACACATGATTGGCAATGGGAGCAAAGCTTTCGAGATTGTCCTTTCTTTTCATAGCCGGATCGAGGTAGCCGATGATCATGTTCGGAATGTTAATGTAACCGATGGTATAGCCGTCGGGCTTGGCTTGAGCCAACTGGGTCCAGCCCACCCAGCCGCCGCCTCCGGTGACGTTAACCACCGTAACCGGCTGTCCCAGTTTTTTCTCCAAGTACGGCGTCAGGAGTCTTGCCCCGACATCGGTGCCGCCGCCGGCGGCGTAGGAGACGATCAACTGAATAGGTCTATTCGGATACTGCTCCCCCGTCGTTTCCCCCTTTTTCTCCTGCCCCGCCGGCTCCTGGGCCGTCGGTTGACTGCTGCACCCCGCTACCAGTGCAGCAATGAGCACACTGACCAGAACTGTTAGAAAAAGCTTGGTTCTCCGCACCCCTGTCCCCTCCTTCAGTCAACATCTTCTGTTGCTCCGCCCCGCTGGCCACCTTTATCTCTTTAAAGCAAGCTCTTCACCCCCCTCCCCTCTAACAGACTTGCGGCTCCTTTCCCGGGGCGGGTTTTGCCTTTACCCTCCCTGGCCCACGGAAATCACCATGCGGTGGGTGCCGTTGAGGACAAGCACTTTGGCCGCCGCACCGTAGCGTTTAAGTTCGCGGTCCAGTGCCTCCTGGGCACTTGCTACAGCTTCCATGTGGATGGCCTTGATTTGCTCGGGGTCCATCTTCGACTGGGCCATGATCACTCGGTGTTGTTTGAGCACTTGTGCCACGCCGTACGCCCGGTGGTGGCCCGGCTTGCGTTCAGGCAGGCTTTCTACCCGCGCCATCACTTCATCGGGGGTGGCTGCTTCTTTTAGGGTGTTGTAGAAAACTTCGTTGTAGATTCCTTCCTCCATGGGTGAAACAGCGATAATTGCACCTCCGGGCCGAACGCAGGAACGTCCCACCGCCGCTCCGGCCACGGCGCAGACGCCCAGCGCGCTGATGTGGTAGATGTTGCCGTCCTTGGGGTAGCCGGTGGCAACCACAACAATATCGGCCGGTTCCGGGATGTTCACCAGGAAGTCCCCTTGCAAGCCGGCGACTATTTGGCCGTGGGCCGCCTGTACCTCGCCGGCCGCCACCTGAACCAGGCTGCCGTCGTCCTCGCGTGTAACCCCGTTCACAATGAAATCGAGGCCGACCATCTGCGCCACTTCGAGGGCGGACTGGTAAAACGGATTGCCGGCCGTGTTACCATAGCGACACTGCGGGTGGTTTATCGTCGCCGGCGAGTGGGAGGCCCCTATTGTTCTGCAGCCGGCGATCCCAACCGCCATCATCTTAGGCCCGCCGCTGAAACCGGCAAAGGGGTGGGGGAGCACCGTTCCTACGGCAATCTTGAGGTCCGCCCGTGTAAAGAGGGTATTAACCTCCGCCGGCACACCCAAGGACGTGGTTCCCACATAGTCCACCGGGCTCCGATAACAGTCGTGGTTTTCAATGCGATAGTTGTGCACAATCTCAGGTCCCAGCTTTGCCTCCAGCTCTGCCATCGTGGCCGGCGGGTGTGAACCAACGCCCACCAGGATGGCAACATCTTCCCGGCGCATTCCGCCCGCTTCGAGCTCCTCCAATAATACCGGCATCACCACCCGCTCTATATTGGGTCGTGAAGCGTCGGTAATGGCGACGCAGGCGGTTTTCTTGCCCCGGCAGATTTCCACCAGCGGCCTGGCCCCCACCGGGTTCCTAAGGGCCGCTTGGACGGCGCGCCGGGGATCGGTCAGCGGCGGACGTTCCTTAGCAGAGTAAATCCCGGCCAGATTAGCATCGGGTACATTGAGCGGTACCGTGCCGCCTTTTCCATACAGCAGCTCAACTCGCACTTAAGTGCCCACCTTTCGTGAAAGGTACCAGGTCCATTTCCCGTACCTCTGTGCCGACCGGGGCCGCAGGTATGGGCTCGAATGATGGAACCTTATGACTAATGTATTTCATATCCTGCTTCATGTATTACGTTCTGGTATTAATTGGTATATTCTCCTTCTATATTAGAAATCCTCCTCTTTTTTGAACAAAGTGGTTGATTGCGCAACTCAACCACGGGACAAATCAAGGGCCGGGAACCGCCTCGGTCCCGGCCCACCTTTTGGCCTTCGCTAAAGAATCAACCTGCCGCGGTCAATAACCAGCTTCCCATCCACCCACAGGCTGGGCGCGGCGAGAACCCCGTCCAGGTGGCTCGCGCTTTCGTTTTGCCCCGCCAGGGTGAGGTTGTCGCCCAGGGCGAGGTGGATGCTGCCCAGGCGTTTTTTGTCCTCAGAGACGGTGGTGCCGTGGCGGGCGCAGGGATTCGTACCAACGGCAAACTCCCCGAGAATCCAGGAATTGGCGTCGCCGCGGACCTTCAGGATTGCCTCCAGGCGCCGGGCCTCATCGCCTCCTTTTACTTCCACCACCCGCCCGCGCTCAAAGCGCCAGGCAACCGGCTCCTTGAGCATGCCGATCTGATGCAGCGAGGAGTCCACCACCACCGTCCCGTCGGCCGTGCCCTCCACCGGGGCCATGGCGGCCTCCCCGTCGGGGAAGCAGGCGATGGTACCGGGGCGGAAGACGCCGGAGAGCTCAAAGCAGGGCCGGCCGGCGATGGAAAAGGTGATGTCCGTCCCCCGGTCGCTGGTGATGCGGACCTCTGAGCCGGCGGTCAGGAGCGCCGCCACCTCCCGCGTGATGCGCCCCACCTCGGCATAGTCGGCCGTGGCGGCGCCGCCGGTGAGCGTGGCCACGCTGATCTCCGGCATGCCGATGTACTTGCAGCCCTTTTTCAGCGCCGTGCGCACTGCAGTGGTGTGCGCAAAACCCGTCGAGGTGGCGAAGAGCATGAGCTCAGCACCGAGGATCCCCCAGCTGATCACCTGGGTCGGCTCCAGGCCGTGCACCGGCCGGCGTACCATCACCGTTATCGTCGGCTCCAGCCCCAGCTCATAGGCCGCTGCGGCCAGGGCTTGCGCCACCTCCGGCTCCACGCCGGTGTCGGTGATGACCACCGCTTCCCTTACGCCCTCCTTGTTCAGTTCCACCGGGATGCGCGCATAGCGCTGCAGGGTGAAGTCGTGCATCTTTTTCCCTCCCCGTGCTCTTCAGCGGCCGGCGGCCCCCGCCTGTTTCTCTTGTGCCAGGTAATGGTTGATGATCTCCTCCGCCCGGTCCACGTTGACAATCCCGCAGGTGCAGGGGCGGGCCAGCTCCTCGGCCGCCTGCCGCGCCGTCTTGCGGCCCTTCTTCACCAGCTCGAGCTGTTTTTCCACCAGGGATTGCGCCATCATCCCGTGGCCGCACATGGTCACGATCTCCATTACAGTTTCCACAGGCAGCCGTTCCGTCCGCCCCCAGACCCCCAGCGACAGGTTGATGGAATGCGGCTTACAACCCAACTCCTGTGCCATCTTCAGGACCTCGTCCGTCAGGCCGCTCACCGTTACGGAGATGCCGTAGTCCCGTTCCTTGACCTTTTTCAGCACCTGCAGTACCTTTTCCCGGCTGGAGAAGCAGCAGCGCACCCGCGGCACCTTGGCCTTGTACAGGTTGTCGCGGATATCCTGGATGGTAGAGCCGTCGTAAATATTGCGTACCTCATACGAGCCGATGTTGGTGGGCCCGGCCTCCGCTATGATGTCAATGATCTCCCGCAGCTTTTCGTGGGAACCCTCGTGGTTGATGCGCGCGGCTGGAGTAAAAAGGAGTACATAATCCTTCTTTAAGGACTCAATGCTGCCGCGGCGGTGTAAAGAGTGCGTCACGTTTATTCCTCCCTCAGCGGGCGACCCAGGCCCAGGTTGATCTTGGAGTTCGGCCGGTAGTGGATGCCCAGCTCCTGCAGCACCGGCAGGACGGGGATGCTCCCGTCTTCGGCGAAACGGGTGATCAGGTCCAGGGAAAAGACGGTATCCACCTCCTGCGCCAGGTCCTTGATGGTGAGGAGCAGCTCCTTCAGCCGGTCGGCGGGGGCGGCGAACTCCACGATGCAGGATATCACCCGCTCGTTGCGCACCCAGTCCTGCAGGGTACCTTGGGCCGGGTCCGCCAGGAGGTGGGAAAGGGGGTTGTTCTCCTCCAGGTGAATGCCCAGGCGCGCCAGGCGCATGGTCACCTTCTCCACATCGGTCATCCGGGCGCCCAGAACCGGCCGCCCCATCTCGATGGCGATGCCGACCTCGCCGCGCTTCACCCGGGCCGTCACGTCGTTGGTCTTGACTTCCTCAGTGCCCCGGCCGGGAAGGAGCGTCTCTTTATGGGTGGCCATGGCATCGGAGAAGAACTTGCGCACCGAACGCGGCCTCTCGTACACCTCCGCCGGTTCCTCCAGAGCCCCAGAGGGGCAGCCGGCCATCCGCAGGCAGGTGCCGCACTCGGCACACAGGTCCTGGTCGATGTACACCCGGTCCGGTTCCTCCACTCGAATCGCCCCCACCGGGCAGTAAGGGACGCACCGGCGGCAGGCTGTACAGAGGTCTTCACGAATCTGCATGGACTGACCACTCCTTCTGCGTGCCTATTCTTGGAGAGCCGGTTTGGCCCTGAGTACGCTGCGCAGCACCGGCACCAGCACCGCCGCCGCAGAGATCAGAAGGATCAGCAGCGAGAGCGGCCGGGTGACAAAGATGGCCATACTGCCGTGGGACAAAAGCAGCGACTGCCGCAGTGAATTCTCCATCATGTTGCCCAACACCAGGGCCAGCACCAGCGGCGCCGCCGGGTACTCCAGTCTTTTCATCGCGTACCCGATGGCACCGAAGGCCACCGTAATACCCACATCAAAGAGGCTGTTGTTCAGGCCGAACGAACCGGCCAGGATGAAAGCGATCACCCAGGCCACCAGGGTGTGGTTGGGAATGTCCAGCACCTTGACAAAGAGCGGGATAAACAGGAGGAGCAGCAGCATCAGCATGACATTGCCGACGTACATAGAGGAAATCAAACCCCAGACAAATTCGGGGGCACGCTCGAAGATGAGCGGGCCGGGCCGCAGGTTGTACATCATAAGTGCGCCCATGAGCACGGCCGTGGTGGCCGAACCCGGCACTCCAAGAGCCAAGAGCGGTACGAACGCACCGACCGAAGCTGAATTGTTGGCCGCTTCCGGCGCCGCCACGCCTTCGATGGCCCCCTCGCCGAACCGCTCCGGGTGCCGCGAGGTGCGTTTGGCGGTGGAGTAGGAAATGAAAGAAGCGATGGTACCACCCGCTCCCGGCAGCATGCCGATGAAAAAGCCGATGCCGGTGCTGCGCAGGATGTGCGGCCAGGACACCCGCCAGTCCTCTTTGTTGGGAAGAAGGTTGCGGAAACTCAGTTTCACCTCGGCGCGCTTCAGCTGCTGCATTTCGCCGGCAGCCAGGTTAATGAGTTCAGCGATACCGAAAAGCCCCAGCGCCACGGTGATGAACTCGACGCCGCTGTAGAGCTCCATCCGGCCGAAGCAGAAGCGCGGCAGGCCGGTTACGAGGTCTGTCCCCACGCAGGAGAGGGCCAACCCCACCAGCATGGAAGCCATGCCCTTGAAGGGGGACCGCCCTGTAAGCCCTGAAACGGTGGACAGTCCCATCACCATCAAGGCAAAGTATTCGGGCGGCCCGAACCAGAGCGTGGCCTGCGCCAAGGCCGGTGCCAGGAAGGTGAAGACGATCACAGAAACGGTGCCGCCGATGAAGGAAGCGAAAGACGCCATCCCCAGAGCCGGGCCGGCCCGACCCTTTTGCGCCAGGGGGTAGCCGTCCATGCAGGTCATCACCGCCGCGGCGTCACCCGGCGTGTTGATGAGAATCGAGGCGATGGCGCCGCCGTACATGGCGCCGTAGTAAATCCCGGCCAGCATGACGATAGCCGTTACGGGGTTCATGCCAAAAGTGATGGGTAAGAGCACGGCCACGCCGGTGGAGGGTCCTAAGCCGGGGAGAGCGCCGATGATGGTGCCGGCCACCACACCCACCAGACACGCCAGGAGGTTCGGGGGCTGGGTGGCGACGGCAAAGCCCTTCAGCAGCAGTGCAATTGTCTCCATGCCGCCCGCCTCCTTAAATCCCCAGCAGCCCGGTCGGGAAAGACACCATAAGGAACCGCACAAACAAGAAGTAGAAGCACACACCCACCGCCACGGTGGTAAGCGCCGTCTGCTTCCAAGAACCGCCCAGGTAGCGGATGATGAAGCCGGCCAGGAAGGTCAAGCTGAGGAGCAGCCCGAGAACATAACTCAGCACGATGGTCACGGCGCCCACAACCGTCAGGACAGCCAGCACCTTGAGCGCCCGTGGCGAGAATACCGCTGTGCCGGGCAGGCTCCTGCTCTCCCAGAGAATGCCCAGGCTGAAGACACCCAAAAAGACGCTGATCCAAAACGGGGTAAAGCCCGGTCCCGGCACGTTCTTCTCCATATAACCCAGACTTAATGCAGTGAGGCCGATGTAAAGAGCCAACACGAGAAGTACCAGCGCGGAGATCTGGTTTGCGCGTTTCATCTATCTTTCCCCCTTGCCACCTGCCGGAGAGGGACCGCCGTCCCTCCCCGACAGGTGCCCCGCTTGCTATTTCAGCAGGCCAAGCTCTTTGAAGATATTGGTGTAAAGCTCGTTCTGTTTTACGATGGCGTCGCCGAACTCCTTGGCCGGCAGGTAGCGGGATGTTACCATGTTGGGCTCAATGTAATCTTTCTGCCACGTCTGGCTCTCGCTCAGCTTCTTGAAGGCCTCCTCGAGCACCTTCAGCGCCTCTTCGGGAATATTCTTCGGCGCGACGATGCCCCGGAACTGGTGGAAGACAACGGTGTCGAAGCCGAGCTCCTTAAAGGTAGGAACATCGGGGAGTTTGGCCAGACGCTGGTCGCTCGTAACCGCCAGCGGGCGGGCCTTCTTGGCCTCGAGCTGGCTCAGGGCCTCACCCGGGTTGGCCCAGCACAGCTGCACGTGACCGCCGAGAAGCGATGTCATGGCGTCGCCGCCGCCTTCAAAGGGAACGTAGTTGAACTTCACCCCGGCCTGTTTCTCCAGGAGGCCGGTGCAAACCCGGTCGTCCGACAGGCCGCTGGCTCCGCTCACCGCCAAGCCCTCGGGTTTCGCTTTGGCCGCCGTGAGCATGTCATCCAGGGTTTTGTAGGGCGAGTCCTCTTTAACCATAAGTAAGAAGGGATCCATGGCCAGGGCCGATATGGCCGTGAAGTCCTTGTAGCTCACCGGCGAATTGCCGGCCAGCGGCGTGGTCCAGAAGCTGGAGCTTACCGTGCTGATGATGTAGGGGTCGCCGATCTTGCCGGCCACATAGCTCCAACCGATGGAGCCGCTGCCGCCCGGCTTATTCTCTACCACCAGGGGCTGCGGCAGGAGCTGTTCTTTCTGCATCACGTTGGCGATCGCCCGAGCCATGATATCGCTGCCGCCGCCCGCCGACATAGGTACCAGGAAGGTGATAGGCTTTTCGGGATACTTGGGCGCCGCCGGTTTCTCCCCCGCCGGCGCAGCCGGCTTACTGCAGCCGGCAAGACCGATGCTGAGCACCACCACGAGCAGAAGCACCGAGGCTTTTTTCATCCGAGCTACCCTCCCTCTTCCTTGCACGTGCCGCTCTCGGTTCTTTCCCCAACCCCACGACGTCCCCTTGACGTTCTTCCCAACTTCTCCCGCCGGCACCACCTCCTTGGCTACATTATATTTTTATCCGGCAATGTTGAAGTGCGCCCACATACCCGTACTCCCGGCTCAGGTCAGTGTGCCATGGAAGAGGGGGACGCTCCAGCCTCAGCCATCGGCAGCGCTTCCTGCTCCCGGGCGCGCAAAACACGCAGGAGACGCTTTTCACCCGCACTCAGGTGCTGAAGTATCTTCCGACCGGCCTCTTCGGCATCACGTCTCCGCAGCGCTTCGACGATGTCCAGGTGTTCCCGGGTAACCTGGCGTATCACCTCGCAGCGCAGCGGATCCTCGCTTCCCTCTACGTAGTGGCGGATGCGGATGGAGTGCAGGTTTACCCGCTCCAAGACCTCCCGAAGCAGCTTGTTGCTCAGGTGTTTGTAAAAGAGGGCGTGCACCTCGAAGGACACCTGCGAGTAAGCAGCAAAGTCCTGTGGGCGGCCCAGTACGTTTTGGAGTCCGGCAATGACGCCTAACAATTCCTCAAAGTTGCACTTTTCCACTGCCGCTTCCGCCAAGTGGGGCTCCAAGAGCTTACGCACCTCCCAGACATCGCGGATGTCGCTTTCCGTAATGGGAGCCACAACGGCACCTTTGTTGGGAACAATCCGCACCAAACCCGCGCTCGCCAGCCGTGCCAGGGCCTCGCGCACGGGTGTATTGCTGACGCCGTATTCCGCCGCCAGTTTCTCGATCGGCAGTTCCTCGCCCGGGCGGTACTGATTGGCTAAGATGGCGTCCTTGATCGACTCAAACAGTTGCTCCCATAGTGTGGAGAAAATAAGTTTTTGCTTCACAATTCGCCCTCCGGTGTCATGTCTTTCTTTATGACTATTATAATTTTGTTGCTGTTTTAAGTCAATGTATTTTACACACGGCATACTCCAACGCTGTGACCCATTGTAACCGCAGCTGCGACCAGGAATAAACACAAAAACCCGGCCCCTTGCGGGGTCGGGCTTTCGAACCTGGCTGGCTTAGTAGTCCATGTCGCCGGCTCCGGGCGGCACGGGCGGGGTCTTTTCTTTTTCGGGGATTTCGGCCACCAGGCACTCGGTGGTGAGAAGGAGCGAGGCGATACTGGCCGCGTTCTCGAGGGCGGTCCGGGTCACCTTCACCGGGTCGACGATACCGGCCTTCACCATGTCCACGAACTCTTCGGTGGCGGCGTTGAAGCCGACGCCTTCCGGCGACTCCTTAATCCGGTTGACGATCACGGAACCCTCGAGGCCGGCGTTCTCGGCAATCTGGCGCAGCGGCTCCTCAACGGCCCGCTTGACGATGCGGATGCCCACCGCCTCGTCGCCTTCGGCCGTAAGGCCGTCCAGCACCTTCACAGCATTGAGGATGGCGGTGCCGCCGCCGGGGACAATGCCCTCCTCAACCGCCGCCCGGGTGGCGTTGAGGGCGTCCTCGACGCGCATCTTCTTCTCTTTGAGCTCGGTCTCGGTGGCCGCGCCGACCTTAATCACCGCCACGCCGCCGGCCAGCTTGGCCAGGCGCTCCTGCAGCTTCTCGCGGTCGTAATCGGACTCGGTCTCCTCGATCTGCTTCTTAATCTGGGCCACGCGGGCCTTGATATCATCCTGCTTGCCGAAGCCTTCGACGATGGTGGTCTTTTCCTTGGCCACCTTCACCTTCTTGGCCCGGCCGAGGGAATCCAGCTCCACGTTCTCGAGCTTGATGCCCAGGTCCTCGGAGATGAACTTGCCGCCGGTGAGGATGGCGATGTCCTCCATCATGGCCTTGCGGCGGTCGCCGAAGCCGGGCGCCTTGACGGCCACGCACTGGAGGGTGCCGCGCAGGCGGTTCACCACCAGGGTCGCCAGGGCCTCGCCTTCAACGTCCTCGGCAACGATGAGGAGCGGCTTGCCGGTGCGGACGACCTTCTCCAGGACGGGCAGGAGGTCGTTGATGGCCGAGATCTTCTTCTCGAAGAGGAGGATGTAGGGCTCCTCCAGTTCCGCCTCCATGGTCTCCGCGTTGGTGGCGAAGTAGGGGGAGACATAGCCGCGGTCGAACTCCATGCCTTCGACCACCTCGACGGTGGTGGTGAGGCTCTTGGACTCCTCCACGGTGATGACCCCGTCTTTGCCCACCTTATCCATGGCATCGGCGATCAGGCCGCCGATCTCCTCGTCGTTGGCGGCGATGGAGGCCACGTGCGCGATGCTCTCCTTGGACTCCACCGGGATGGCTTTCTTTTTGATCTCGTCGGTAATGGCCTGGACCGCCCGGTCCACGCCCTTCTTGAGGAAGATGGGGTTGGCGCCGGCCGCCACATTCTTCATGCCCTCGAGCATAATCGCCTGGGCCAGAACGGTGGCGGTGGTGGTGCCGTCGCCGGCTACGTCGTTGGTCTTGGAGGCCACCTCACGGCAGAGCTGCGCCCCCATGTTCTCGTACGGGTCCTTAAGTTCAATCTCTTTGGCTACCGTCACACCGTCTTTGGTGATAACGGGGGAGCCGAACTTCTTACTAAGTACTACGTTGCGTCCCTTCGGCCCCAGGGTAACCTTTACCGCGTTGGCCACAGCGTTGACACCGCGCTCCAGCGCGTGCCGGGCTTCCTCGCGGTAGGCCAGTTGTTTACCCGCCATGTAACTCGCCTCCCTTGCTTACTTTTCGACAACGGCCAGAACGTCGCTCTCGCGAAGAATCAGGTACTCCTCGCCGTCGAGCTTGACCTCGGTCCCGCCGTACTTGGCGTAGATCACGCGGTCGCCCACCTTAACCTCGGGAGCCAGCCGCTGGCCATTATCCAGCACCCGGCCGGGGCCGACGGCAATAACCTCGCCCTCCTGGGGCTTCTCCTTGGCCGTATCAGGTAGGACGATACCTCCCTTGGTCTTTTCCTCGGCGCTGATGGCCTTGACCACAATTCGGTCGCCGAGCGGTTTGAGCATACTTCTTGGCCCTCCTTTCGTAACTTTTAGCACTCCTTAATGGAGAGTGCTAACAACCAAGACCTATAATACACAATTTCCCCCAGGTAGTCAAGAGTTCCAAGACGGCTGTTTCATCACCCCTAGAACCCGATGAATTCCCGCAGGATGGAGGTACGGGGGATCTCGGCCGCCGCGTCGAGCGGCAGGAAGTAGGCCAGGAACTTCTGAAGGATCTTGGCCTGACTGTAGGCCGGGCTTTCCTTCGGCACCGCCGCCAGCAGGGGCTCGGCGTAGCGCTTGAGCACGGCCAGCTCGTACACCAGGGCCGAGTTGAACATGGCGTCGGCCTCTTCTTGGAAGGGGAAGATGTTGCGCTCTTCGCCGCGCCGCACCGAGGGCCAGCGCAGGATGGTCCGTTCCGCCTGGGCGGAACGGTACTTGCTGTCGCGGACGATGCGGCGCAGAAGCCGCGTATCGGTGGTGGGGATGCGGTTGTGGCGGTCGACGTTGAGCTGGGTGAGGGCGCTCACGTACACCTTGAACTTCTTGTCCTTGGGGATGGAGGCGGTCAGCTTCTCGTTGAGGCCGTGGATGCCTTCAACGAGAATGGGCTGCCCGGGCTCCACCTTGAGGCGCCGGCCCACCCAGGTGCGCGTACCGCGCTTAAAGTCGAACACCGGCACCTCCACCTCTTCGCCCTGGACCAGCTGCACCAGCTGTCGGTTGAACAGCTTCAGGTCCAGCGCCTCCAGCACCTCAAAGTCGTAGTCGCCCTTTTCGTCGCGCGGGGTGTGCTCGCGGTCCACAAAGTAGTCGTCAAGAGAAATGGTCACCGGCCGCAGGCCGTTGACGCGCAGCTGGATGTAAAGGCGCTGCGCAAAGGTGGTCTTGCCGGAAGAAGACGGCCCGGCGATGAGGACCAGGCGGATGCGCTCGCGGTTTTGGGTGATCTGGTCGGCGATCTGGGCGATCTTTTTCTCGTGCAGGGCCTCTGCGATGCGCACCAGCTCCGGGCCGTAGCCGCCGGCGATGAGCCGGTTCAGCGCGGCCACGTTTCCTACTCCCAGGATCTCACCCCAGTGCTCGGCCTCGCGAAAGACGGCGGCCAGTTTGGGCTGGTCGCGGTAGGGCGGTAGGGCGCCCGGGTTATACTTGTTAGGGTAGAGCAGGATGAGGCCGGGGAGGTAAAAGCGCAGGGCAAACAGGCGCAAAAAGCCCGTGCTCGGCACCATGTAGCCGTAAAAGTAGTCGTAGCGCCCGGCGAGCTCATAGACATTGAG
Coding sequences:
- the groL gene encoding chaperonin GroEL (60 kDa chaperone family; promotes refolding of misfolded polypeptides especially under stressful conditions; forms two stacked rings of heptamers to form a barrel-shaped 14mer; ends can be capped by GroES; misfolded proteins enter the barrel where they are refolded when GroES binds), with protein sequence MAGKQLAYREEARHALERGVNAVANAVKVTLGPKGRNVVLSKKFGSPVITKDGVTVAKEIELKDPYENMGAQLCREVASKTNDVAGDGTTTATVLAQAIMLEGMKNVAAGANPIFLKKGVDRAVQAITDEIKKKAIPVESKESIAHVASIAANDEEIGGLIADAMDKVGKDGVITVEESKSLTTTVEVVEGMEFDRGYVSPYFATNAETMEAELEEPYILLFEKKISAINDLLPVLEKVVRTGKPLLIVAEDVEGEALATLVVNRLRGTLQCVAVKAPGFGDRRKAMMEDIAILTGGKFISEDLGIKLENVELDSLGRAKKVKVAKEKTTIVEGFGKQDDIKARVAQIKKQIEETESDYDREKLQERLAKLAGGVAVIKVGAATETELKEKKMRVEDALNATRAAVEEGIVPGGGTAILNAVKVLDGLTAEGDEAVGIRIVKRAVEEPLRQIAENAGLEGSVIVNRIKESPEGVGFNAATEEFVDMVKAGIVDPVKVTRTALENAASIASLLLTTECLVAEIPEKEKTPPVPPGAGDMDY
- the groES gene encoding co-chaperone GroES, which encodes MLKPLGDRIVVKAISAEEKTKGGIVLPDTAKEKPQEGEVIAVGPGRVLDNGQRLAPEVKVGDRVIYAKYGGTEVKLDGEEYLILRESDVLAVVEK
- a CDS encoding nucleoside kinase, producing the protein MALGEDTVRLKLKIGENGDEVRDFARGTTLLNLSREYEGRFPSPIVAARVNGELRELTYPLTEDAPVEFLDLGSDDGQRIYVRSLSFLLIRAAQDVLPRCRVSIEHSLGNGLYCELHGERALTEEDVAALEQRMRELVAADLPFKKTQLSLAQAKELFRRQGQEDKAELLDYRKKDYLNVYELAGRYDYFYGYMVPSTGFLRLFALRFYLPGLILLYPNKYNPGALPPYRDQPKLAAVFREAEHWGEILGVGNVAALNRLIAGGYGPELVRIAEALHEKKIAQIADQITQNRERIRLVLIAGPSSSGKTTFAQRLYIQLRVNGLRPVTISLDDYFVDREHTPRDEKGDYDFEVLEALDLKLFNRQLVQLVQGEEVEVPVFDFKRGTRTWVGRRLKVEPGQPILVEGIHGLNEKLTASIPKDKKFKVYVSALTQLNVDRHNRIPTTDTRLLRRIVRDSKYRSAQAERTILRWPSVRRGEERNIFPFQEEADAMFNSALVYELAVLKRYAEPLLAAVPKESPAYSQAKILQKFLAYFLPLDAAAEIPRTSILREFIGF